Proteins from a single region of Apium graveolens cultivar Ventura chromosome 7, ASM990537v1, whole genome shotgun sequence:
- the LOC141673513 gene encoding uncharacterized protein LOC141673513, translating to MRIALSSKLKLGFIDGTCAKPACTDNLFTYWTRCNDIVISWLLNTVSPEIRQSVMYLNDAHEIWEDLRIRFAQTNIPKLFKLRREISYLNQVNMLVTSYFTKFRSLNGELDALTDVPRCDCKKCTCSVNDKLDKFYKSTKLSQFLMGLSDQYILIRGHLLLMSQVPSLSVAYSILMQEESIRECISGTSNVNSFESIALAVKQNDAGRFSQFQSNSGNNSTRVSKLKTNVDINVICEICSMTGHNKDKCFCGHGYPEWHRFNGKPKPKPKVQNNRNSSVKHSHAYNVISDVVHEGNDKNSESGAFTNAQCQQLMNMIHKSLKDLSSAASHTASNSCLTILCGL from the coding sequence ATGCGTATTGCTTTATCATCGAAACTGAAGTTAGGTTTTATTGATGGAACATGTGCTAAGCCTGCTTGTACTGATAATCTGTTTACTTATTGGACTCGTTGTAATGATATTGTAATTTCATGGTTGCTTAACACTGTTTCTCCTGAAATTAGACAAAGTGTTATGTACTTAAATGATGCTCATGAAATTTGGGAGGATTTGAGAATTAGGTTTGCTCAGACAAACATTCCCAAACTTTTCAAACTTCGAAGAGAAATTTCCTATCTAAATCAAGTAAATATGTTAGTTACTTCCTACTTCACTAAGTTTCGCTCCTTGAATGGTGAATTAGATGCTCTAACTGATGTGCCTCGATGTGATTGTAAAAAGTGCACTTGCTCTGTTAATGATAAACTGGATAAATTCTATAAGAGCACAAAATTATCTCAGTTCTTGATGGGATTAAGTGATCAGTATATTCTAATTAGAGGACATTTGTTGTTGATGAGTCAAGTTCCAAGTTTGAGTGTTGCTTATAGTATACTGATGCAAGAAGAAAGTATAAGAGAATGTATCTCTGGTACTAGCAATGTCAATTCATTTGAGTCAATAGCTTTGGCAGTGAAGCAAAATGATGCTGGGAGGTTTTCTCAATTTCAGTCTAATTCAGGAAACAATAGTACTCGTGTCTCTAAACTAAAGACTAATGTCGATATCAATGTGATTTGTGAAATCTGTAGTATGACTGGTCACAATAAGGATAAATGTTTCTGTGGGCATGGATATCCTGAATGGCATAGGTTCAACGGCAAGCCTAAGCCCAAACCAAAGGTTCAAAATAATAGGAACTCTAGTGTTAAGCACTCCCATGCTTATAATGTTATTTCAGATGTTGTTCATGAAGGGAATGATAAGAATAGTGAATCTGGAGCTTTCACTAATGCGCAATGTCAGCAACTAATGAACATGATACATAAAAGCCTTAAGGATCTATCCTCTGCTGCAAGTCATACTGCTTCAAACAGTTGTTTAACGATTCTATGTGGATTATAG
- the LOC141671553 gene encoding uncharacterized protein LOC141671553: protein MAKKKATMTLKDFHGGSIPSDLPLPSAPGAIVKPSDRVGFDRPNAWGRNDYRLRPGSAGSGSVRAFDDKTLFSGHVMHIGRNFDEDERTPLDGVSRRVDREESVGVELGGSERVVLSGRPSSGSYAARFAEGVGSGSGSGSGSGGYRDVGGMNPWGLRKDEVVRDQVPVLWSAPDAATKLAHASALEKVSSGRWRSSQVSDDRVDIEVISHPEAWVGESFMGYGVEEMKESREAIMARHVEQSLVLDDGIHSGGKMLPVHERVVPPVYSDVKERSHQIYDDGHRTSRDVEKFVRSDPREPSSERPKLNLLPRSRPIDNVEPIPADYKQTYQIPMDPPHVPNANEIHKARSTLKVTSESGNQVQDRPKLDLKPRLQPLDQSEVSIEEKRNTLFGDARPRELVLKERGVDSVAFDQVHLSQGIDQDVPKGEVLPLRYNGKAGNVSLDHRIVKNVDRDHHRDAEKSDFQRKNWRSENRRSSKDLEKQQPDRPVSPETWRKPVEQPTSPTGPRYGKAASAVELAQAFSKSVSNPKTADRVVRGQIPFSRLTVPQSRQSRPHSNGY from the exons ATGGCGAAGAAGAAAGCCACCATGACTCTCAAAGACTTTCACGGCGGCTCCATACCCTCCGATCTCCCCCTCCCCTCCGCTCCCGGCGC AATTGTGAAGCCTTCGGATCGGGTTGGATTCGATAGGCCGAATGCGTGGGGGAGAAATGATTATAGGTTAAGGCCCGGGTCTGCGGGTTCCGGTTCGGTTAGGGCTTTCGATGATAAGACGCTGTTTAGTGGTCATGTTATGCACATTGGGCGGAATTTCGATGAGGATGAGAGGACTCCGTTGGATGGGGTTTCGAGGAGGGTGGATAGGGAGGAGAGTGTGGGAGTGGAATTAGGGGGGAGTGAGAGGGTGGTTTTGAGTGGGAGACCGAGTTCGGGGTCGTATGCGGCTAGGTTTGCGGAGGGAGTGGGGAGTGGGAGTGGGAGTGGGAGTGGGAGTGGGGGGTATAGGGATGTAGGTGGGATGAATCCGTGGGGGTTGAGGAAGGATGAGGTGGTTAGGGATCAGGTTCCGGTTTTGTGGTCGGCGCCGGATGCGGCGACTAAGTTGGCTCATGCTAGTGCGCTTGAGAAGGTGTCGTCGGGGAGGTGGCGGTCTAGTCAAGTGAGTGATGATCGGGTTGATATTGAGGTTATTTCTCATCCGGAAGCATGGGTTGGGGAAAGTTTTATGGGCTATGGTGTGGAGGAGATGAAAGAGTCACGTGAAGCAATTATGGCGAGGCACGTTGAGCAAAGTTTGGTTCTTGATGATGGGATCCATTCTGGGGGTAAGATGTTACCGGTCCATGAGAGGGTTGTGCCACCTGTTTACTCAGACGTGAAGGAGAGGAGCCATCAAATATATGATGACGGGCATCGTACGTCTCGCGATGTTGAAAAATTTGTTAGGTCAGATCCTCGAGAACCATCATCTGAACGACCAAAGTTGAATCTGCTACCAAGGTCCAGACCAATAGATAATGTGGAGCCCATTCCAGCTGATTATAAACAG ACATATCAAATCCCCATGGACCCTCCTCATGTTCCTAATGCCAATGAAATACATAAAGCAAGAAGCACCCTTAAGGTAACCTCTGAAAGTGGCAATCAGGTGCAAGATCGCCCAAAACTGGACTTAAAGCCCCGGTTGCAACCCCTTGATCAGTCGGAAGTAAGCATTGAAGAAAAAAG AAACACATTATTTGGCGATGCTCGTCCGAGGGAATTG GTTCTCAAGGAGCGAGGTGTTGATAGTGTTGCTTTCGACCAGGTTCATCTTTCTCAGGG GATAGATCAAGATGTACCAAAAGGTGAAGTACTGCCTCTGCGTTACAATGGAAAAGCTGGAAATGTCTCTTTGGATCATAGGATAGTAAAGAATGTTGATAGAGATCACCACCGAGATGCTGAGAAGTCGGATTTTCAAAGGAAGAACTGGCGTAGTGAGAATAGAAGAAGCAGCAAGGACCTTGAGAAACAGCAGCCTGATAGACCTGTATCACCAGAAACTTGGCGAAAGCCTGTCGAGCAGCCAACTTCACCTACTGGACCAAGGTACGGGAAAGCAGCTTCTGCAGTGGAGCTTGCCCAAGCCTTCTCAAAATCAGTCTCAAATCCAAAGACAGCTGACAGGGTAGTCCGTGGCCAAATTCCTTTTTCTCGACTCACAGTTCCTCAGTCGAGGCAGTCAAGGCCTCATTCAAATGGTTACTAA